TCAAATGTTTTGATTAatgcaaataatcttaaaattttgatataaatttgttttataaaatattttttgcatgatatataagataaaaattaaaagaaatagtgAATCTacgtattttataaatttttaaaacttagttaataattataataagacaaaacttaagaaaaaaattatagttgtcataaatttattcatttccttttatgtaatatttttatataagtaataatgtgaatagaatttatcaattcatatgttagaataacaatgatataattttatacatttaaaattttaaatataatcaagaatgtatttatatattatcgGATCAGATATCtgcttttcaaaattttaatatttgtgatttactttgattttaacggatattaatttttaatatttgctttgcttcgaagatttatatatatccggaatttttgaatcaaaacgaataacaaatcgaatcaaatttaacggataaaatgtccagtcctaaaaatagttaataagaAGCTAAATACGAATATGAAAGAAGTCAGAATTATGATTCGGAAGATACTGTTTGACTGAGACATATAATAATATCAAGTTGCCAGACACAAATACGTAAACGCTTGTTTTTGTATGTACATATAGTCTTTACAATACCtaggaaatatatttttaatctactGGCTCACACGACCGCACGGTGTCTTTAGAGAATGACCAACTCATTTACTTTTTATTGACAACAAACACTTGCTTCAGAGAAAACTAATCTGTCTTACTGTATATGTTACACTTGCTCAGCTATCATGGTTACATATTTGTTCAGTTGAAGCATGGTTATGGCCTTATGGTACACCCACTGGAGTCTGGAGTCTCTATATGGCTCGGTAGCCTCGGTTaaaagacaaatttgatttGTGAAGCAAGGGAAGCCGAAGACGTCTCTATAGTAATCTCTGAAAAAGCAGCATGGCAATTGTGTAGTGACGACTAGGAAATGCGTCACCACTGAGTAGGTTCCTCTCTTGGCCATCTTGATTCTTGACAGATAATTTAAACCCCAATTAAGCTTAGTTAATCTTAATTAAAGACACTCGCATTGATATCCACAACACCATGTCGTATTCTTCTCCTTTGTGTCAAATGCGTTACagataatatataatacatcATGGTTTCCATCTTGAAATACACAATTACAGATTCTCAACTTGTATGAATAGCTAGTGTTTGATCTTATGctgataaatattttcattaatataaaatatgtcttGAGCGGTAATCGTTAAGAAGCATCATATCGTCCTGTTCTTTCTCATCTTTACttcaaaagaaattatataaacataaaaagaaaTGACTTCTCTAAGTTTTAAATTACTTAATTATCTTTAAAGATTATAGATGATTCGTCCTTCCTTTTTTGTTCTTGTCGGCTAACATAAGCTTAGAGGCCCTATTAACCAAGACAAaccacatttttaaaataagaaagaCAAAACGCATTTGTTTGCTTGTTTATTCCTAACTTCATATACGACTAAACCAAAAGAATCTTACTTACGTCGTCTTAAACATATTTATCCGAAAATTACCATACACAAGAATTGTATTTCGTCATAAATTCCGGAGAggaaaaataaacaaagaaggaatacatttttatttttggtaaacagTTATTTATACTTATCTAGTTTGTGACATTAATggaaattagatatataatttacGCCTCTATCAGTTCACGCATTTTTCATGCAATATGCATTTGTTCCCAGTTTCCATATATGGATTATCGTGAAATCGGGAAATAAATAAAGGAAACTGTAAGCGCGTGTTCTCCACTAGAAACCTCCAAAGCGACGAGTGTAAATCACGCTCTTTGATGTGAGAGTGAAACTCACGAGGACTACTAATCTATTTCCTCCAAATCAGAAGACTTTTCTCCAAatctttcctttcttcttttctctttcagCTTCAGACAAATCCCAAATCACGGAGATTTCAATTTCAGACAAGAGTACAAAGTCCCctctcaagaaaaaaaaaaataacacactCAGATCTCCAGATGGTGGATTCTCCAAGAGCATCGAGTTCATCTTCTTCGTTACCTCCTCCAAGATCGTACCTCATCTTTATGCGAATCATGAGCAAGAGAAGGACATGGGTCTGTCTCTTCGTCGCCGTCTACGCCATTCTCCTGTCTTCCTCCTGGAACTTCTTGAGATCCGTGCTCACCTGGTACAAGCTCCAGTACACGTCGTCGCCGTCGCCGCCGTCTCGAATACCGGCGGTTTACGCTTCCGTGGTGCTGGGAGCAGTGTTCGGGGCGATGTCGATGGTTGCGGCGGCGGCGGTGGCTGTTCCGGCGGTTATGGTGATTTGGATATCGGTGGTTGTGTTGCTCGCTTTCTTCGGGAAGTCGAGGAGAGATTTGGTTGTTGAGGCTCGGAAGATTACGAGAGAAGTGTTTGGGTTTGTGTTTAAGGTTTTGCTCAAAGAAGGCAATGCTGTTGCTGCGGTTTGTGCTGTTTTGGGTTATTTTGTTCTTATTAGAAAGGATTTTGATTCTGTTTAAGTGTTTATTTAGaaggttttttttgtttggaatcTGACGATTTTTATGATGAGACTTTGGTTCccattttgtttcttgtttaacCTTTGTTAATGAAGTAATTAGCAATGTATATGTACATTTTGTGACCATATAACAGGAGATGTTCatgaaatcattattttcttgaaatcGTGTGAAGTTGTTAAAGATTTTGAGTAACTGTTCAGCATGTTTGCTTGCTTTGCATTGTTGGGTAAGGTTCATGGTTAAACCGTCCTTGTACCCCAACAAACCAAATCGAACCAAGACAAAAAGAAGTTAATTTGATTATATAGttgtaatttatttataactttaacatttcaaaataaaataaaaaattccatTGTTGTATTAAAGATAAATCTTCATGGAGCAAAATGTTTGTTTTGGAGTGAGGGGTTGCACTAACTTGGGTGAGTGTTGCTCATGATCACTGTTACACTTCAGTAATGCATCAACCATTAGAACTTACATGAAGGCATCATGATCTTTGTATCTGATGTAATCAAAGCCCTGCCCGGAATCTATCATGTGTCCTTACTGGTTGCGTTGTTAGCAAATGTTGATGGTGTTTCTCACTTTACGAGTTATGGACCTGCCCATTCTTAAGCGTCGTCCTGTTAATGAGTCCAGTAGTACGACCAAAGCTTCCTCGACTGCATCGGCTTGTTTGTCTAAACCGTAGCTGCTTAACTGTGGGAGAAGGCTCAGCTCAGATAGGAGTCCAATTGCTGCTGCTGCGGTGCAAGTCCGGTCCCATGATGGTTGTGGTCTGTAGAGTAAAGATCAAATTTAGAAGGATAATCACTTTTGTGGAACAGAGGAGTTTTGGAGCATGAGTAATATAGAGATGTGAGAATGTTGTTACCTGAGTTTGTGCATTGCTGATGCACCTGTTGTAAGAGATATGCAAGGAAGATCTTCATCTCCCCATACTGTCTTTGCATGATCCTACACATATGGGTCTTAATGTCTTAGTAAAATGACAGAGATGAACTACATGTGAGCTATAATCAATTGGAAAGGTTATTATACCTTAAGACGCTTGAGCATTGCAGCTGAATTGTTCCAGGTGCCATCAAGCAAAATGAAATGCAAAGTTGAATCCTCATCTCCCTGGGAAATAGAAAGCGTAGCGATCAATGAATACATTTTCATTCTATATCCTTGTCGAACTTTTATGTTGAACATAAGCATAAGAGTATAAGACTAAAGAACAGAGAAACTATACATAAGCAATGACGTTGCAATCATTACCATGGATGATCCAGGATTCTCTGAAGTTGAATCACCAAAAGCGTTCTCAACAGACAACGTGAGTTCCGAGTTCTGGTTGGGATAGAGGCAACGGACATGACTTTTTCCTGAACAGCCATCATAACAAAAAAAGGGCTTTTAGCAAAACCAGTAGTTTACAAACAAATACAACTGAACTTGCAGGGATCTAAGACTAGTAGAATCAAACACCTGCACGCTTAAACTCATCCCACATGATCTCTTCGTCTTCAGCTATTCCAAAGATGCAGAGTGAAGCAGAGTGTACACCAAATACTTGCCACAACAACTTCCCTGTGTTGTTCTGCCGCAGAAAATCCTGCCAAGAGCGAAACAACATGTCAATACATAGTAATACCAACTCAAACCGAATAGCCAAGACCAATACTAACCCTAGGATGCATATAGAGCCAAAACCGTATCCGTTTCCATAAATCACAGGGCTTGACGTTAGCACACATGCAATCCTCCATAGCAAGCCAGCACTGGCAAACACAAAATCAGTAAAAATTGAGTTCTTCTTATTCATTAAGCAATTGAAGAACAGTAAAAAAATGAAGTAGAACCTTCTGGCACAAATAACCCCTGCTCCCAAGCAGCCTACAAGCAACTTGCCGAGCAGAGAAAAAACGAAACTTCTTCTCAGGGTCTTCTAAGGCTTCATATGTAGCCCTATGCTTCTTATCCTCATACGCACCAAACGCTCCCTGCGATAGTTTCAACACAAGTAGAATATTAATAACCTATCCAGCATTTAAGAGAGCACACATTGTTAAGAGAAATGTAGAACAAATCAATTAAACGTTGATTGATGATGATAAGAACTATATTACAAGCTTGAGTGAGCTCTTGTGAATCTAATCTGTAGATACCTTCCTAAAGCACAAACGCATACTATATTCTTAAGTCACTTATCTTCTAGAAGCATTCTCCCACGTCACTGTCTTCTAGAAGCTCAAACCAAAACGGCTTTTGGATCAGCTCCACACCTTAACTTACTAATTTAAAACACAAAACGATTTGAAATGAAACAAAGCGACAAcgtttcatcatcatcatcggcTAACTCTACCTGTAACTTGCCACCATTTCCACCAAACTCGATCTGCGCATTCACTTTAAGCTCAAGAACCTTCAGATCATTCACAATCTGTTTGACCGCCGCTGGTAACGGAGAAACCGCTCCCCATCTCCCCCACTCCTCTTCCGTGACGACTCCG
The nucleotide sequence above comes from Brassica napus cultivar Da-Ae chromosome A9, Da-Ae, whole genome shotgun sequence. Encoded proteins:
- the BNAC08G45520D gene encoding uncharacterized protein BNAC08G45520D, whose product is MVDSPRASSSSSSLPPPRSYLIFMRIMSKRRTWVCLFVAVYAILLSSSWNFLRSVLTWYKLQYTSSPSPPSRIPAVYASVVLGAVFGAMSMVAAAAVAVPAVMVIWISVVVLLAFFGKSRRDLVVEARKITREVFGFVFKVLLKEGNAVAAVCAVLGYFVLIRKDFDSV
- the LOC106369270 gene encoding uncharacterized protein LOC106369270, producing the protein MRCFAGASSALDFSSPSLLSSYRIRRRQLGGIGRRLVMNSVSSQARSRDSGGYDDGVVTEEEWGRWGAVSPLPAAVKQIVNDLKVLELKVNAQIEFGGNGGKLQGAFGAYEDKKHRATYEALEDPEKKFRFFSARQVACRLLGSRGYLCQKCWLAMEDCMCANVKPCDLWKRIRFWLYMHPRDFLRQNNTGKLLWQVFGVHSASLCIFGIAEDEEIMWDEFKRAGKSHVRCLYPNQNSELTLSVENAFGDSTSENPGSSMGDEDSTLHFILLDGTWNNSAAMLKRLKDHAKTVWGDEDLPCISLTTGASAMHKLRPQPSWDRTCTAAAAIGLLSELSLLPQLSSYGLDKQADAVEEALVVLLDSLTGRRLRMGRSITRKVRNTINIC